CAGAAGGGCTGAGCGTGACTTCACGCAAATTAACATTATAATCGGACATGGTTATAATAAATGACCTCCCCAAAGAGGGTCACACTTATATATCCATAACTAGCATCATGAGCCTCAAAGATGTGACATACCATCACATGTATAACGTGTGGTACTATGAAACTTTACTCAATAAGCGggcagaaacagaagaaggtCCTTTTTAATCAAAATCATGATCTTTTACTTAAATCTCCCCGAGCAGATTTTTATTGAGTGAACCTCAAGAGATCACCTGCAACGCAAACCTTCTCCATGTGCAAACAAACAGTTGTGAGGGGTGATTCTCGTGCAACACAGTTTTTCATTATAACGTTAAGAGATTcattatgtataaataaatatgtacagtacaagtcaacagtttggacacaccttctcattcaatggtttttctttattattattattttttctacattgtagattaatattgaagacatccagactatgaaggaacacatatgtaattatgtggtaaacaaacaaatgctcaacaaaccagaatatgttttatattttagattcttcagagtagttgaatgagaaggtgtgtctatATATGTGGTATTGCGCTCACAGTTATATCAATTTAATTATTGAAAACATTGTGGCAGGTGTCCTTGGTCTTTGGTCTGTAGCCTTTATAAACAGTGACgtgtcttattttgaaagtcataACCGGATGTTGTATCGTTGGCCGGACTTTATTGCACAAGAGGAGACGCATGTTGTCCCAACTGTTTCTGTCTAACTGTTTCTGTCTAACTGGACTGTCCAAGTGATCGAGgagacttgtgttttttttttcctacagtcttttaataaacataattatttaaGGACAAACATGGCGCTTACAGATGCTGACGTGCAGAAACAGGTAACTTTAGACAATGTCAGACTCTGAACTAGTCTCTATGTTTAACCACATATGTCCCAGTGACTCACTTAGTTATAActttagctaaaaaaaaagcgAGCTAACATACATATAACACACGTTAACACTAGCTCAAACCTGGAGTAAGTCAACGTTGCGTGTAACTAGCGTGTTTACGGTAGTTTAATCATTATTATGCACTAAACTCTCGTTTTAACTTTCGAGGTTTGTTAGTAAACCCGCTGACGTTGCAACCTATTTAGTTCGTGTAGTggtcatttgatttatttgtgttaGCTTACGTTAGCTGTTATATTAtcacaataattaaataactaaCCTTCCCTGTCATATAGTCTGGCAGTGTAACGTTAATGTTAAACAAAAGAAGTAAGACTTCCGAATTTAAACAAactattgtgtgtttttctcgcAGATCAAGCACATGATGGGCTTCATTGAACAAGAGGCCAGTGAGAAAGTTGAGGAAATCGATGCTAAGGTAATTAATTGCAGTTGAGTCTGTGTTGTCCTCCAGTCTTGTGATTCCCACTGCAGTGACCAGTAACAGGCCTCGTCATGCCCATCTGTTTACAGGCGGAGGAAGAGTTCAACATCGAGAAGGGGCGTCTGGTTCAGACTCAGAGGGTGAAAATCATGGGACACTATGAGAAGAAGGAAAAGCAGATTGATCAACATAAGAAAATGTTAGTTGTTGGTTCATTTATTGCCAGTTTAAGGAAGAAAATGCCATTGGTAGAGGGGGGTGTcgtttgtacttttttttacacaaccTAGAATTGTGAGCAGTGCATATACAGAGCCTGCCCGTTGGAgcttttcatgatttttttttaaatttaatcaCATCTGATGTAATCAGGTTTTTGACACTGGTCAAGTGAAAAAACTATATAATGTAGTATAAATCAAGTGGATTTATGATTAAAATTATTGTTCCATCCCCTTTGAGTAATTATTTAGTAGTATTTATTCAGTAGAGGCAACTTTGGGTGTTTTGAAGCTTTactaaataaagacaaacattaGTAGCTTTCCCATGTCTTCTGTTCAGGGACATGGACTTTACATGACAGACAAGGATCACACCCTAAAATTTGTGTAAAGGTACTCATTGGCCTGGAGATAAAGCTACAAAAAAACAGGCTTGAATTCTTACGGGTTTGCATTTTTTGTCGTTTTTTATCGTTTTTCACACACTTCATCCAAATTCTTCAATTTGAGTATTAACAACCTTACATTTTATGAGACTTTGGCAGTCTTCAGTTGTCCTCCTATGGATTGAGAGCCAAGTGGTTGAACTAATATACTAGCTGCGTCAAcatattaaatcaatttttacCAGataagtcgtttttttttcctcccagaaGGTCATTCAGTCACTTTGTTGCTCTGTTGCCTTGTTGTTCTGAGCTGTTCTTTGCTATCTCCTTGTCCCTTCAGTTAAGGACGGTTGCCTTGGTAAAGTCCTCATTACAGTTAAATTGAAATAGATATTTGTAACTACATTGCCTTCCTGGACATGGACGTTACCATATTTGCCTGGTCAGTCCAGTTGTGGTGGTAAAGGGGTCTTTAAATCAGTGTGTTTCAGAGAACTGGTAATCATGCGGAACAGCCTATGCTGCATTACATATTCACGTCTTCTGATTATTTACTCATTGACTTTTCCTTCCACTCTCACAGCCGGATGTCCAACCTGATGAACCAGGCGAGGCTAAAGGTGCTGAACGCCCGCAACGACATGATCACGGTTAGAGATCAATGCTCATATTTCACACATATTCACAAATTCAGTTCACGTCACACAATTGACACATAATTGTCTCATGTTTGTATTCAGTATATCGATAGATTTATTCAATGTATCTTATTTATAGCTAACGTTAGGTTCATTAGTGCTaatgttttgtccttttctaGTCACCACTGAATTAAACACCTTCATTTGTGCTGGGTTTCAACAACCCAATACACTCTCGGTGACTGGCTTATTATATGGTCCTCTGAtcattgaaaaaatattttactacaGACAAGTATTTACACAGTAATGCCTTTATACTGTTATATAAATTGTCTTTATTCCACTGTATCTGAATACAAGTTCATGAGCAACACGTTGATGTCTTTAAAGTAATCTTAATGAATCAGTAAAACCTCTGTCTTCTACTTTTGTTCCTGTCTCAGGATTTGTTGAATGAGGCTCGTCAAAGACTTGCAGAGATTGCCAAGGACCCTGCTAGATACTCTGCCTTACTGGAGGGCCTGGTGCTTCAGGTAAAGTCGCTCTCATGGGAGGGTACAGGTTAATAAACAACTGATTGGTTTGTTGGTTCTCTGCATTTTCTGAGTGTGCTTTTCCCTTATTTAGGGTTTCTATCAACTGCTGGAACCTAAAGTTACCATTCGATGCCGACAGCAGGATGTAGAAATGGTTCAGGTGAGTTTGAGCTGAATATGGTGCTTTatgttgtaattattttaataagtTAGTTAGAAAAGCGCAGGCAATTACATCAGCCCCTTCATCCTTGGTTGAATTCATGATTGTTtgtggtgttgtgtttttcatttttgttttattgcttgtCAAGGCTGCAGTTAATAAGAACATCCCTATTTACAAAGAGGCAGTGAAGAGCAACATAGTCGTCAAAATTGACCAGGAACGCTTTCTTCATTCAGACATGTAAGATGACTTTATGGACTTTAAGAACAACTCTTAgtctttgatttaaaatgtactgtCAGATAAGTCTTTTATGAAAAACGGGAGAAAGACAAACTTAAAATGAGTTGGGTTCTCTCATAATTATGTATACTCTTTGTTTTAACAGCTGCGGAGGGATTGAAGTATATAATGACAACGGGAAGATCAAGGTTTCCAACACTTTGGAGAACAGGCTTGAGCTGACGGCACAACAGGTAGAGTAACTATGATAATGTATCTAAAATCCATatctgtaaatacacacacctttATAACACTCTGAATGAAGTTCCTGCTGTTTGCCTGTGGAGGGCAGCAGAGACCACTTGTCTTTCCAGTGAGCCAGATTGTCTAAGACTGGTAAAGACTGTCGAGCTACACACAAATTAACTGAATTTGATTGGGTGTTACTTAATTGAGCAATCTTTTTAAGAGTGGGGAAACACTGATTCTTCTCTTTGCTTGGATTGTAGATTCAGGTGCGGCAGGATAATcgttttttttaccaattacagtcattattgttttgctttgtaaATAGCTAAACTTTATTAATTCAGCTGTTGTTGCAGATAAACCTTGAGAGGAATTGTTTTCAGCATGCTTCCATAAATGGTTTCTGTTTCCTACACACAGCTGCTGATGCAGACAAGAGCCTTAACACTACATAGGCATCTTCTATAAGATGTATATCGATATAATTTAATAAACCTCATGTCTGCACATAGCAAGACCAAACATCtttgtcaaaatatgtttttatatattttttccctttttgcgAGCAAGAACCTTTCACTTATCTTTAAGTTTTAGCACACGACTTCTGCATTTCCAGTGCTATTCATGGAAATTGTAGGGTTTTTTTGGAGGGTAGAAGTAAGATGAGTAACATGATTTTTTACAGAAGATTTAGATATAAACAAATTATCAGGTGTGTGTAAAAGCACATGACAATCTAGATGATAGGGTTGTTTCATTGTCTGCTTCCATCAGCACAGCTCCCATAGAGACACAACATGTTTGAATTGGCATaacattttggtttgtttatttgtcttttaggAAATTAGATACTTTCAcgattataaatattattagcAAACTGccattcaagaaaaaaatggcaGTTTTGAACTATTGAAGCatatttgtttgtcatgtttctcCACTAGTTTACTTCAATAATTAATTCAATCCTCCTTTTAGTTGCTTGTTTGTACTTATTCGTGTCCTGACTTTACACCTGACAGATGATGCCTGAAATTAGACAGGACTTGTTTGGAGCCAATCCAAACCGCAAGTTCACGGATTAACAGCGGATTCAAAGAGAGCAGTGTGGACACAGGTGGTAAATACTGTATAAGGTGACCAAAGACCTTTATCATACTGAGCACGAGTCTGCACAATCACTCACCATTCACTTACTGGGATGCTACTGATGTGTTGATAtatcttttttacttttgcactAATTGACTGCGTAATAATTCACAAGTgcacttttatttatgtgtaaGTGCCTTATATTGTACCTCTCCAGATGATTTCTAAAGGACTGCATTCAATTGCAATGTAAATGTATTCCTTctttaaaacagttttactGCGTGTGCATGCGGACAGCGAAAGGATGTTTACCATTACCCTGAGGCACTTAGCATACAAAAgccaaattaataaataaatgtgtgtgacaCTGACAAACGAGCATGTATgagatatctttatttacagcttgtaaacaaacattttactcAGGCTATGTTCACTCtacaatgaagaaaatgtaGTAGCCTAGGTACAATGGCCACAGCAAAATGTgtctttcattaaaaatgtaaaaaaaaaaaaaattcttttAGTGCCACCCAGTGGATTTAAGTAGTGGCAAACAGTTGGCAAGACGAGGTGCCATACTCCCTCCATGGGTCTAACAAATATAATTGTCCTCGCTAAGTTGGACTCAAGTACCAAATCAATGTTTCAACACTTCCAATTCCACTGAATTAATTTAAGACATACAGTTTTGATGATTTAGAAACTATTAGCAATTATAAGgctttaattgcattttttgttcCGTTATTGTGCGCACATAAATTGAAGCAATGTATTTTTAAGTGTAACTAAGCAGTAATATACGCTTCTCAGGCTTTATTTAAACCAAGCtgtgtggagaagaggaagTCAAGGCTACGAGACAGTGGCCCAGCAGTCTAACCTGTGGCCTTTAGGCAGGAAGTGAGCTGTGTGTTAGGGTATAGTATGCGTTAATGCCGGGATTAAAGCATTACCATCAGATTAACAACTGACCTTAGAGTTTCTGGCAGCCAACCATCCACTGAAGGAATCCAAGATTACAACTCAGACCTCACGGGTGGAGTGGGAGGAACACATAACAGGATAGGCAGAAGGAGATTAAGCTCATTTTTCCAGACAAGCACCATCAAACATTAAATCTAAATGATTGGCATTTGACGTCAGTTCAAATTCTGACAATTAATTTGATGCATTCTTAGTTTTTGATAAAGATTGAAAGGGCAATTTGTCACTTACATAGGATGGTGCACAGTTCTTCGACATGACCATACAAATGATCAGATTGGCTTTTTAGTTAACAGCCTAAAACAACATGCAGCAGCTCTCTCTTAACCAAACAGAATAATCCCTCTCAGGTGAAAGAAAAAGCCCCAGACATATGGCAGCAAGCACCTGGGATAACCCGGCAATTTGGGACACATATCCTCAGATTAgtcatacacatacacaggaCCCTGTTTAACCCACAGAACCCGGTTGACAGCATGTAAAAACCTAGTGACACATGATTAGTGTGAACCCATCGGTCCAAATATTAGTAAATAGAGCCTCTTCACATGTCAGACCACTCCTCTTCCTTTGGATAGCAGACAGCGGCCGTATTTCCCTCCCTCTGTATTCAACGTTCACTTAGTTGTGTCATTCATTCACTGCAGATTGAAGCAGCAGGAACAGCACATCCACCGCCACCAATGCCAAGCACTGCTATTCCAGCAAACCGAGCACCATCTCCCCTACCCCAAGAAAGTAGACACCTTGCGCAATGCCAAAAAGAGGGGCGATGACCAGAGCACGACATGTAGCACCCTTCAGGAATGCTGATGGGCCCTCCCGCGTCATGATGCGCCTGCAAAAgcacacagaaagaaaatgttacatGGCTCTGTCCacttaatataatattaagGCAACAAATGTTTGCTTATAGGCTAAATTCTTACCGTGTGCAGTCAACAATTCCTCTGTATGTATCCTCCCCCTCACCTTTTTGCAAAGTCTGCAGACGAGTCTTTATGACTGTACaggcattaaaaacacagtaaatcaTCAGATTAAagatctaaatatatatatatatatatttactttatgtaTCAGTGACAAATGTACTGCTCTCTATTAAGTGAACTATTGAGTAGGCTATCTATTATATATAGTGAACAGAGAAAGAGTGAACAAGGAAGTCACTTCAGACACAACAAATATCTAAAGTAAGCCAACATTAGCTAACCGTAGCGACCATAAGCTaatggtcataccagaccaagtgaGGCTGAAGCAACGAAACCGTTGAGTGCATTGAATTGAGcgtggttgtgtttttttttttatgaatgcaaCTTTTCATTAGTAAGATGaagactgtgtttttttttttgttttatgttttagttaGCAGGGACAATTCACTTTACATACATCGTACCAGATAAAGCTAATTTTCGGATGTAGGCCCTGGGCTGAGACCACAAGTGCTGAGCAGGTCACAGAGATTAACGATTAGTTTTATCAGTACTATCTTTCGTGACATAGTTTTGCttaaaagtatttcattatattgtTCCAAATTGGAATGAAACATTgcaaaactgtgtgtgtataaacacCTGCTACCTTAGTGAGAAGCAGAGGCTAAAATCcccatttacatttaatatccTACCCTACCATCTTTCTTACTTTCCCTGTTTCTTCCTCCCACTTACCATCCAGTGGTGTTACAGCCACAGCTGCCACTGAGCCGGCGCCGCAGCCTGCCATAAAGGACTGCCAGAATGGCGACCGGGCCTGCACATCACCCACTCTTTCCCGGCCCAGCGCGTTTAGGTTGGCAAACAGTGGGAAGTAGATCATTGAGAAGGGGACATCCCTGAAAAtaaggattaaaaaaatgttagattgaaggaaagatggaaAGGAAATAATCAGAGAGGGAGGCTGTTAGGGCATGGAGAAAGAACTTGgatggacttaaaaaaaaaagggagagagaaagagacatggCCCCATTAAACTGCAGTATAGCAGCCAGACATAGCTGCAGGATTCTATTGATCAGTGTTGATTGTCAGATGTGCCAGGAATTAGAACAAACGCGGTGTGAGTTATGCAATGAGGAATCAACTCATTACAGCAGTGATGACGGAgttgaaaaagtataaa
This is a stretch of genomic DNA from Anoplopoma fimbria isolate UVic2021 breed Golden Eagle Sablefish chromosome 19, Afim_UVic_2022, whole genome shotgun sequence. It encodes these proteins:
- the atp6v1e1a gene encoding V-type proton ATPase subunit E 1a, yielding MALTDADVQKQIKHMMGFIEQEASEKVEEIDAKAEEEFNIEKGRLVQTQRVKIMGHYEKKEKQIDQHKKIRMSNLMNQARLKVLNARNDMITDLLNEARQRLAEIAKDPARYSALLEGLVLQGFYQLLEPKVTIRCRQQDVEMVQAAVNKNIPIYKEAVKSNIVVKIDQERFLHSDICGGIEVYNDNGKIKVSNTLENRLELTAQQMMPEIRQDLFGANPNRKFTD